A window of Cryptomeria japonica chromosome 3, Sugi_1.0, whole genome shotgun sequence contains these coding sequences:
- the LOC131874117 gene encoding uncharacterized protein LOC131874117, with protein MPNQSPLLLLAPTGVATFNIGASTIHSKLRIPIQDFSQLEGTRLTTFQEELSYVKYILIDEMSFIGEKLLESIDSHLRQAFPQNSDLTFAGVSIILVGDLGQLPLVKDKPTYESSRRAKILWKKIYSLKQPIARSIAKKHGTVNATKGSSHDELDMELLISKNARVMLTSNLWIEAGLVNGALGYIQKIVYKPGSMPPEPPTYVMVKFDNYSIFLFDDRNPETVSISIRQRGSTVQIPLRLAWALTIHKSQGLTLAKATIDIGPTERTGMTFVAISHRVRYIYDISVDFGPLPLKLYRRSPVNGEQ; from the exons ATGCCTAATCAATCTCCCCTTCTATTGCTTGCACCTACTGGAGTAGCAACATTCAACATAGGAGCATCGACTATTCATTCCAAGTTGAGAATTCCAATACAAGATTTTTCTCAATTAGAAGGAACAAGGCTAACAACTTTCCAAGAAGAACTATCATATGTGAAGTAtatattgattgatgaaatgagcttcattggagAGAAGTTACTTGAGAGCATCGACTCCCATCTTCGTCAAGCATTCCCACAAAATTCTGATCTAACATTTGCAG GTGTTTCCATCATTTTAGTTGGAGACCTGGGTCAACTGCCTCTTGTCAAAGACAAACCAACATATGAGAGCAGTAGACGAGCAAAGATTCTATG GAAAAAAATATATTCTCTCAAACAACCTATTGCACGTAGCATTGCAAAAAAACATGGAACTGTTAATGCGACTAAAGGAAGTTCTCATGATGAGCTCGATATGGAGTTATTGATTAGCAAAAATGCAAGAGTTATGCTAACTTCTAATCTATGGATTGAAGCAGGTCTTGTAAATGGAGCATTAGGTTATATTCAAAAGATTGTATACAAACCTGGAAGTATGCCACCAGAACCACCAACATATGTAATGGTTAAGTTTGATAACTACTCTATATTTTTGTTCGATGATCGCAATCCAGAAACAGTTTCCATCAGTATAAGACAAAGAGGTTCTACAGTTCAAATACCATTGAGACTGGCTTGGGCATTAACAATACACAAGTCGCAAGGTTTGACGCTTGCAAAAGCCACAATTGATATAGGACCAACTGAAAGAACAGgaatgacatttgtagctatatCTCAT